AGGTAAATCATCCGGACATTATAAGCTAGTGAATCGGCTTGTAATACTACTTCATCTCCTTCCACAATCTCTTAGCTTCCTCAAGCCTACCCTCTTTATAGAAGGAATCAAGAAGGGTGGTGTAGATGATGATGGTGACCTTGATTTTCTCCATCTCCTTGAGGACGGCAAGGGCCTTCTTGGCATCGCCGACAAGGCAATGGAACTTAACAAGGATGCCATAGGAGACCTTGTTGGGGGCAATGGAGAAGCAACAAGTAAGGTCGGCAAAGAGGTCGGGGATTCGGCAGTGGCGAGAGCAAGGTGGGAGTGGTTGAGGGTGGAGAGGAGGGTGTTGAGGGAGACGGCAGTGCAAGGGCGGGATTTTGTCAAGGATACAGAAGGCATGGTTAAGCATGCCAGTGACAGCATAAGAGGTGATGTTGGCAACAAGGAAAGGCTCATCAATGGTGCAAAGGTCCTTGAGGGCCTCAATGTCAACGAAGTGGTAACCACGGGCCAAGCGGCAAATGGTAGGATCAAAGTGGTGGCGGCCGGAGAAGAGGAGTCCGATGGCAATGGCAGGAGTGAAGGGAGGAGACCGGGATAGAGAGGGCATCCATGGGTGAAGAAGATGAGGAAGGAGGTGAGAAgtgttttatattatattttatattatatcacatgatatattttatatatattatacgatatatcttttatattatataaaatctGGGTTGGGTTGGGCTCAGGCTGGGTTGACCTCAACCCGAGTCTAGCCTATTTAACGAGCAAGCCCATTTTTCGAGCCTAGCCTGGTTCGCCAACCTTAGAATCTAGGTCCGGGCCCATCTGAATCATTTCAAGCTTGAGCAAATCGAGTAAGCTGTTAGGCCCATGAACAGATCTTGTTGTCATCCGGTAGGAAAAAGCATTGAAGGATTCACAAATTCATTTCCAAGTGTGTGGGGCAAGGCTTCATCATAATGGAATTATGGTTAAATATTGCATAAGCACACTATATACAATGAtgtatagaaaaataaaaagaataccaAATAATTGAATGCATAGAGCACAAAAAAATGGCATAAATTTGCTTAGAGCTTACCACATATGAGCGCACTCAAAAGGTGGGCATGGAGGATTCATTGTATAGCCACGATGTATGATAAGAAGAGCAATCTGAAAGTATATTCATAAAGATGGCAGaaaataactatcaaaagaaAATATAATCAATTCATTAAAACAAAGAAAATGATAAACTTAAACAACCAAATATAAATAGTGTGAAATTAATCAACAACATAAAGAATGAGATATTAATGTAGCCTTGTTTTAGCCTCTTAACTTGTGTCAAAGAAATTAATGTTAGAAAAAGGAAATCACCTAACCTTACGAGCATTTTTTCTTGTTAGGTGACTGAAGTTACTACTCTGAGTCACTTGATGTAGGAGAAAATAGAGGAAGTGTCTTCGTTGTTTTTCATGCTCACCATCTTGCAAAGCCTCAAGAGACTGGATGAAGAACCACATAGTCTATTAGTAAGTAGTTGcatgtggaaaaaaaaaagagcaagttTATAATGAAATTCATGTGTATGCAGTATATATACGCATAGATCTACACATGCATGAATGTGCATATATgcatacacatatatgtacatacatacgtacgtacatatgtatgtatgtatgtacgtatatgtagtgtatatacatatatgtacatgcatccatacatacatacatatgtatgtatgtatgtatgcatgcatgcatatatgtacatacatacacgcACGCAcacgcatatacatacatacatgtgtgtttgtgtgtgcatatatatttaCACATGTACATATGGGTGTGGTTATGATACACATAGGGTGTAAAGAGAGGACCTCACACGTGCTATAAAATTCAATATTCCAAGTTGTGAAACAAAATTCTAAATGTGGCCTTACAAACCTAAAATTCCCATGCACTGAatatcttttttgttttttttttttttttaactttcagAATAAGCTGGACTTCTTATTTGGCTCTAGCATATAAACATCCCATATAGTCAGCATATTCTAGTTTTAAAACTGTAGTGAAAAAGTAGTCAGTAAGTCCAAATGTTGCCTATGCATCAACTCCTCCTGGAAGGTACAATGTGTTAATTTGGGGAGAAATTGATGCCTAGAGCTCTCCAAAGCAAGGTCTGCAACCTTGATATCAGGTACCATACCAGCATGTTATTTGTCTGGTATGTTATGGACCAGTACAGTATGGTATGCACTCTATACCGAGACAATTCTCGAGCCATTTATCTCATTTTTAATCACAGTACCACCCAAAAGTAGATGGTACCATACGGACCCTGGTTTTGGGCGGTACTGGACAGTATGGGTCGGTACAAGTCAGTACAGAGCCTATACCAACCCAGATAGTGTTTTGATGCCAATATAGACCAACTACAGCAAGGTACACCCCTAATTGGGTGGCTTGCAGTGGTACTACAAACATTGCTCCAAAGTATATGATTTTTGTAAATAAGCATTTTTAAGACTTTACATCACATCCAACAGTTTAGATTTCCATTTTGCAACTTGGGTTGTTGAATTTTATAATGAATTAAAGTTCTATCCTTGCACCCTACATGTGTTATGTATAAGTTAGACACATAAGCATATGATGAAAAGCAAAACCAGATTGCTAGGAAACAACTTGTAACATGAAGAGATTGCATCATATAGATAAGACTGATATGCAGACGTGCCTGCAAGAATGGGAGGAAAAGATCAAAAATCTCTTTATGGCTTTTCTCATTTCGAGTGTGAAAACACTGACCCAATAGCGTGTTGCGCATCATGCTTGGTGATATTGTGGTTCTCAACCAAAGTTTACATCCTAGAAGCACAAGTGACCAAGAAAGAATAAAATTATCTCTTAAATTGAAAGTAATTGTTCAAACAGGTAAATTCTAGTTAAAGAAGAACCCACCAAGCATTTCGAAGGACACCCTAAGGCACGTAATAGCACATGAAAATTCTGGTGTGTCATCACTGACATGGTTGAGGACAATACTTAGGAAAACAGGATATTTCTCCAGTATCCCATCTTCAAATGCTGGGGCCTCAAGAAATCCTAGCCTACAGATTTCAAAAAATAAGTTCTAAAAAGTGACAGTTAAGGAAGAAAGTAATATTACTTCCAGCAAAGTAGGCTAGGAGATTCAAGAAAAAGACAACCaagtaattttagatttgaagatttaGATATACATACAATGTTTTCATTCCAAGCCATACATTTATACGCTCAAGCTGAACTCTTGACCTCGAAGTGTCCAAGGTTGATGGTATGACCTCTGTCTCTAGAAACCAAATGTATTTCCTTAACAGAGGCTGCAATGGTTCCAAATCTGTTGCACTCCTAAAAAACAGTTGAATCAACATTACGACCAGTAATATTAAAGAAACTACCTCACTTTTccatatattaattataaatgaTAAGGGCAAATTGACTAAGTAATACAATGAAGAGTAAGAGGAAGTACAGTCCACCGATCATACATGTGATAAAGCAGGCATGCTAATAGACTAAGACATCCAAATGCAGAACTCTCCcatgatcaaattaaattgaaatatagcattACCATAATATAATAAGATGGCATCACTATAAGAGCAGGTAATATGCCAAACTGCttacttttctttttcacaaatcaTGATTATTTCAAGCCTAACAGACCAAAGCAGATGCCAATATTTCAGATAAAAGTATAATTGAATTTACCAAAATCAATGCAAAACCAACATGCTTCTGTATAAGCATGTCCTAATATTTAAATGTTGGTATAACACATTATCACGGCATCACCACCTCTTGCAAGATTTAAACTTTAAAACAAACCTTTCTATAGAAGAGGTGTTTATGTTACCAACTGACATAGATAAATGTAAGCTATTTGTCCTTTACAAAACTATGAGCTAACAATACAACAATACCAGTTATTCAACAATTTCTCGCATCATGTTATGTTAATACTTCTTTGGTTTTGCATACTGTGATAGTTGGTCATTTTTATGATCCTTTGTTATTAGTTTTTGATTTCAAAGTGTTTAAACAAGGCCCAGTGAAACATCAGGACCCTAAACACGGCCTAGCTTACTCCGAGTTAAAATATAGTTAGCATTTGGCATCACTTATTTTTTTAACAAACGAAAACCAGTTTcccttttttcttgaaaaaaaaaacgaAATATGAAATATGTTTGGTAGTCAGTTAGGTTTTGTTTGGCGTGGGGGCAGTGATGGCGGTGGCCAGAACCCAGAAGCCATTGATGGCAGTGGCCAGCGCCCAGCAGCCAGTGGCAGCAGTGGCGGGCAGCAGCTACAGAGGCAATAATGGTGGCCATAGGCTGCTTAGGTTTTCAAAAAGTTCACAAACCAGATTTTTCAGCTTCTGCAAGTTTTATAAACTGGGAAAGAGTTTTGAAAAACAAAAAACAGAAATAAGGTACCACGTGCCATTTCTACCTATGTTGTGttctgagaaaagaaaaaaattgaacacTGGTATCTGCAACCGTGCCAAACAAGACCTTCACCTTGTTCAATAGGAAAGGCAAGGAGGCCATGCAAGGACTAAGGAGTAAATGTATCAGCAGTAACTAGTCCTAAAGATCAAGGTTTTGAATATCCTCTAGGCCACTTCAGAATAAAGAACTGAAGACAAAGAGTGGACATCAAAATGGAAATGGATATTTTAACTATTGAAGAGCTCATTCCTTCATGTACCATTTTTATATCATATAACTATATCATGAAGTTGGTTTCCCTCAGTAAATGCATCTCCCCGCCTAACCGTTACAtaccattcaaaatttcaaaactaTAAGATTAAAACTCATAATTTTAAGACAGATGACTAAATAGGAGCAATAATAAAAAGGGACTGAAAAACATTACTTCAGCTTCCCCATGCGTCCAGCAAGACGAAGCCCAATCGCTCGAGCTCTTCCACTTTTAAAGAAAAGTAGGGCATAGACTCCCTAATAATGTAAAATGAACAGTATTTAGAATATAAAAAGCAAGATGGAAAGAAGCAAGACCAAAACGTCACGAGAATATATGCAGAAGAACCAGAGAAATGTAACAGCaccaaaattagaaaaaataattacCAGATATTGATGATTGCCAGTAAGTGTCACTTCGCAACATTTATCAATTGCTTCAAGAAAGATCTGGAACTCATTAACCAATGACTGGTCATCTAACAGTATAGGATATGTTAACACCTGCAATGGCCAAACATGACAAATTATTATAGGTGGTGAAACTGAAGTTCTAAGCATCAATCGGCAATATatgtaaataaaaaattcaaggaaaacattgaaaagaagaaaaaaagatagggCCAAGTAAGCATCATGAACCATGACAAAGAGATaattaatcaatcaataaatttatttatttaaggaTCAAGCCAAGTATGATATTTGATGTGGATAGGATGAAGATATATATTATTAATGTTTTAGCGGCAAATATGTCTGTGTGCTTGACCACAAGGCACTGTTGACAAGGTAGACCAAAGTTTTTCAGTGATGCAGAGGAACGTATCGATCATGTGAAGCAGCTCTTGATAATGTATCTACAGCGGGAACCAAATCACTGCAGGCAGTGGCTTTCTCAGAACATGTGAATTGGCTGTTTAGTATTAGTAatcattttggataaaaaattgatCCATCTGATTGAAATGCAAAAGATCTCACAAATATTTTAAaggaagaataaaaaaagaaaaaaaaaacaaaatcatAGAAAGTTAACGTGCAGAATGATCTCATGCAGTCTTCAAGGACAATAGGAAAAATCAAACAATTACAAGCTAAATCATCTACTGAACTAAAAGTGAGTTAGCGTACTGTACCCAATGCATTCCACTAAATTCTTAGCCTTAAATATGAGAGCACATCTTTCACAGGTGGCAGACGCTGAGAACTTAATACAAAATTTAAaggtaaataaataattaatgtcATAAAGAGTGCcattaggttcaaagaaaagtaaaaaaaaacatACTTCAAACATCACGCTGACAACTTCATTGCCATGATACTGAGGATCATATTCTTTATTCAGCAATCCTGCATTGATTTCTTTAAGATGCTCAGTGATCCTCTCTTCGTCAAGACAATATAACACTTTAAGAAGAGGATCAACAGTATCTAATTCATATTCAGCACCATAAGTTTCCTGGGCTTGATGGTGTTGCCATATACACTGAGTGCAGTGCCTCAGTTCTCGAGAAATTCTCTTCCATATAACTTTGCAAGGTGAGTTATTATTAGTATCCTTGAAGTAATCATGGAAGGTTTCCAAAAGTGGTCGCATTAATTCTGAACAGGAACACCAGATATGGTATTCATTTGGAAGATTGACCAAGAAGTCAAAGGAATCTGAAAACCTGCGGCAAATAATTAGAAAGTCAAACATGGGAAGGAATATCAATATGATTGCTCCATATAGAATATGATAGCATGTGTAATAGAATCAGTGCTACAAATTTCAGACACAAAAGTTAAACATACATATTTAATGGCTGATTTGTCAGAAATGAAGAGAACTTGATCTAGGCAGGCtcaaataaaaatattgcatGTAATTTTGCATGTTTGTCTCCACAATATAACAACATTGAAGCCCAAAATGTTATCGTAAAATTCATAATCCCACTCTTGAAATGCTTTTTCTCTTGGATGAATACATAATGGGTTTTGTAGAACTTCAGTATGGTTGAACTCATCAAATACAGCATCTTAACAAACCAATAGAGCTTGATTTCATCTATGAAACATGGACACAGATACAGGACACTAATAATACATGATACAGATTCTCCAATATCGCAAATCTGGAAAAAGTAAGACACACCATGAGTAGGTATataagcatgcatgcatatatgtacatTCATATGCATATAAAAAAGCAGCCATAAAGCATAGTAGACTATCAAAATAGCATAGTCCACACTTTATACTATAGCATCAACTTTTACAAGATGATCATTTAGTCCTAATTCAAGTTCCCTAATCCATACTTCATACTCTAATATTAACAACATATACTATAAATTTGAGTCATTTGAATATTCATTGTCAAAGGTCAACagtatagaaagaaagaaaacaccCTCGCCCTTATTTGAAGATGTCTCAGGGAAGTATCTTGAGTGTATCCAGGAAATATCTGGATTTTTGGAAAAATAGGATATTTAACCTGGCATGTATCTGAGAAACATATAGCAAGCATCAGTATCCATTATGTTCAGAATAGACACAACATGTGATTTAAAGTATCCTTGCTTCCTTAGATTTTATTGTCTGTTGACTGCCTACGCTAGAATCAACAAAACTTCCCATCCCACAAGCCAATTTTTCAACAAAATTTCTAAGAGAGTCAAGTTCTCATCTTGCTATAGATTAAATGCATCTTACATCACCGTGTTAGCAAAAAAGCCAGCAAAGACCAACTAGCTCCTAGATTCTGAGTCCTGCAAAGACTCATAAATAGAGTGAAAAATAGGGTCCTTCGCGCATCTAAGCACCGGTTTATTCCTTTTCCTTTCAGAAAAGTAGTCCAATTACAGCCTACCACAAATGATCACCAAATGAAAGCAAAGAACATTGAAAAGCAAAGACCATTCATTAGGTAATGCTAATAAATCAAAAGTCCAAATGGTCACCTCTTTTGACTTCTAAATTAATTGTTTGCCAAGCTTAAAAATGAAAATTTAGAGGCTCCTCAAAAAAGATTCTACCCAGGTTTTAAAGGCATTCTCATTATGAGACTAAATTCTCAATAAACAGAGAGCCACCTATCAACCCAAATGGAAACCCCATTGGTATTTCTTGATGAGTTTACCAGCATTATAAATGAGAGATAAAGCAAATATGTTTACAGGCAGTATGACAAGGAAGGCCATACATAAGAAGCTCTGGGAAATCAAAGATATTCAGGCACACAAGAAGATTTTTTCCCTTTAGGTGCATACACCATGACAGTGGCATACATGGTTAGAAGAGGGCTCACAGCTGTGACGAGTATTTGTTTGCAGGGAAACACCGAAGAAGATGGCACAGACCTCTGTATACATAAAAGCACTATGCACTCACTTCTGCAATATGAGGAGGATAAGAAAATTACAAACAGACAAATAAGCAGGTCCGGGTAGTGTTGGAGGAAAGAAGAGTGAAAAAAGTTTGTCAGAGGAGAGATATTTGGCAAAAGCATTTGGGTGCCAATGCTAATTTTTTGGAGGACCTTTATTTGGCTTGTTCTTGGAATGCACGAGAATATTAGTCAACCACATTACTAAATCAACATTTTGCCCTTTTTTTCTAAACATGAAGGACCCAAATCAACATTgaattatttattaagttttatATTAGAAAAGAATTGTTGATTTTACTTTGTATCTAGAAAGAAAAGTATGGGGATTACATTACCTAGGCATCAGGCCTTCATAGatattt
The sequence above is a segment of the Elaeis guineensis isolate ETL-2024a chromosome 7, EG11, whole genome shotgun sequence genome. Coding sequences within it:
- the LOC140859066 gene encoding LOW QUALITY PROTEIN: pentatricopeptide repeat-containing protein At2g18520, mitochondrial-like (The sequence of the model RefSeq protein was modified relative to this genomic sequence to represent the inferred CDS: inserted 4 bases in 3 codons), giving the protein MPSLSRSPPFTPAIAIGLLFSGRHHFDPTICRLARGYHFVDIEALKDLCTIDEPFLVANITSYAVTGMLNHAFCILDKIPXPCTAVSLNTLLSTLNHSHLXSRHCRIPDLFADLTCCFSIAPNKVSYGILVKFHCLVGDAKKALAVLKEMEKIKVTIIIYTTLLDSFYKEGRLEEAKRLWKEMKXVLQADSLAYNVRMIYLALNGKPRNMLDSIRQIMVAQHYYLQLKVFDVGDQYGLGLLRSGDLGHREALGR